atcattgtacaacataatattattttgccatcccgcactactgaaattacatagGTCTCTTAGTTTTGGTAAAATTCGCTTAGAAAATGTTCGAATTGAAATTCTTCTAGTTTAATCTTTAACATTGAGATATGTTCTACAATAGACATGAACGTTCAAATACAacttcttaaaggccggcaacgcatctgcaagcccccagttttgcagatgtccatgggcggtggtagtcactttccatcagcttgagcctcctgctcgttcgccacccataacataaaaaaaaacaactaggGGGTCTCCCGTGAAACTTCgcgtttaatcaaaatatttttaaggaataTCGAAACCTAAGACAGGTttcgttttgatttcatttgattgtaaactgcaagttacTCATCTActtttggcgccaaaatgatggaacctctttaaacttttttttttaatattgattagtaTCTGTAAGTAGGTACCTACCTGTAAACATTCATTTAGTTAGAATTGGAgattgtcgaaaacaatttccttcaattttgttttttgtttaaatttttaaatttttttagtatctgtcattataatttagtaaatttcaatcaagaagCTCGAGTCGATAAGCattttcattttgaagagctcttcaaaatgaaacTTCTTATAACCGTTTTTttctatcgtcccataatcactaggacaaaaatcggcttagaTACGCTATTAATGTAAGTATAAGATTTGTTCACAAACTGAAGGGTTCATAACAGTTTATTATAATCGTAGTATGTCATCTAAGCaaactgttaaaaaataaagcgcTAGATTGCCTATATCTAGACAACAGTTTGCCCGCGACCAAATCGTAGTACTTATAGGTATAGTAAGGTTATGGCGCTTAACCTTTTCGTTCAACGGAGTGTAGATAACAATATGTCGTCGCTATTGACAgcttaaataacaatacaatacaatttaaatataagtataaacctAATATAGGTAATGTTCGAAACAAATTAAagcgaattattttattaggtatatttcCGTAAATCGATTTGATCGAATGGCTTGTCATTAGAATTTGTCAGTTGAATTTGGTAACTCTCTAGAGTATAGGTAGAACGTTTTAGTTATTCTTAATTCTAAGCGTTTTAACCTCTTAACTATAGGTACAATCCACTTTTTTCGAAATATCGACTTGAATTTTTCAGGACAAGTTAAAAAAGTTTATGGTAAAGATATTAAACAAAAGCCTAgattcatgaaaaatatttcgttgTCGATGTCTCAAACTTATTCCACGTGCACACGTTTTGGGGTTACGAGCTGGCTGCATAAATTCTGTATCTTCAGATTAAATACCTATTCCTGTTATCCAATAAGGTATCTCCTTTTCAATAACTCCAGCTTCATACCTACCTATCAGCTTACGACCGACCGACCGAATACGACCTATACCTAGATACTTCTACTTTCTTTGTTTCTTTATAGTTCTTCGTCTTGTTCTCCGTCCTATATAATTCTAtctctaattatataattctcgCCTTCGGGATTCTTAAACTACTTTCGtataatatacgtacatatCCACCTAATATCGTCATAATCTGAACCATTCTATCATCAAAGAGATCGATATCTATATATAGGTACGTTATTTGTGTGTAACTACAAATAACAGTGGAAATACTTACTTGTAATCATTTAATGAGATACATAAGACATTGGTTTTATAATAACTGAAAAGTTTATAGGTATCTACCTGTACTTAATTGGAATACGACGTAGGTACTTAGGTACTACACACCATGGGACGTTATCAAACATCAAGACTACACGTGCtcagtcaaatattttataaaaatattacgtttaggatgaatttaaaatttttatcaagAGACCTACTCTAAAAAGgattctgtaaataaataaacatgaaggCTAAATTAGCAGTAGGTAGGTACGTAGGTACAGCGTGGTCGTACGCTCCTTTGTCTTTTGTCTGAAGCCATTTATCGGGAACTGAGGCTGGATTACCATCAACTTTTTTttaggaagtttttttttttatgtgtttcaTAGGTGCAAGTCGCCGGCTGTCAGATGATTAAAACGGTTTTCTACGTTATGACTGgctttgcttttatttaaatttcagaaGCCACTTAAAGGTATGATTAATTATAGTAAgtaagtaggtacctacttatattgttataatttgctacttactttttttaacgCGGTGTTTTCTATTGATCCATACCATACATAGGTACCTAATTAGGTATAAATGACCAAAATTTATGATCAATTACCTATATCCACATAaacatacttacatacatacatacataaccaagtaagtaggtaggtacctattttatacttatatgcggtaaaataaaatattgtgtttatgcAAGTAGTAGAGTACAAATAAAAAGCaacgtaaacataaacaaaccaAACGACTTAATAGGTAATATTTCCTGTATAACAATGAACTtacctaaatataaacaaagagtTCTTTGAGTTTTGACAGTTTAAACTCTCAAATGATTCGATCGATTACCGGTGTGCCAGGCGGTTATATTTAAGGAAAGATCATTTGAGGCAGACCTATTTTTACCATGTCTTTTtatcctaaaaataattttattctgatAGGTATAGGTACTAAGCAGATTGCCAACTGCCAAATACGAtaccgaaaaaaaaaccaataccTAGATAAAAGCGTGATAAAACAAtatgatgaaatataatatttcgttatCGTTGCGTAGGTCGTCAAATCAATTCTTGTGAATGCGTCTTAAATGAAAGTTCAATTGGTCATATAGGTACACTGACGgactcataaatatattaattaatattaaatgcgcctttgaaacaaacattttaatcaaatattcaaaccttttatacaaatttaaattgaaacctaTATATATAGGTTGGTTCGTTAACTTCATAGGTAACAGCGTAGTATCATATTcttttgtgtatttttgtatACTGGAACCACGAATCAATATCGTTAAACAAAAACGATGAATGTAACACAAATTGGTTTTGGTTGATTTATTGAATACCTAATTggcttatacaaaaaaaaggttgaaagtttttgtaatgaaaatccAACTGAAGATAAAATACCACCGTTAACGCCTTCTCATTTAACTGAAAAATTACAGTAGGTACCTATTCTCTTTATACAACAATTGAACAACAAGTTCTCTATGATTCATCAGTTCCAATAATCCAACAAGTACCTAAACGTTCAAGAACTTGTAGACACTATAAATAGGTACACCACCAAAACTTGATAGCATCCGTAGGTATCTGTCAAGAAATTACACTAAGACTGTCTACAAGTGCACAAGCTACTAATGATTTTATCGACTTTACTCTAGAGGCAGTAAGACTTTTACCAAAATCACCCCCAAGGAAATGTAATAAAGGGCGAAAAACTAGAAAATCAACTATTTAAACTGATACACCAGAGATTTACAACACGTCAAAGACtgataaatgttttaagagTATTAAAATctgataatgtaatataattagtacCGACCGACCTATTAATGATAGATAAAACATGTTTCATTAGtaagtatttaatgtattatttatacgtaCCTATTTCAACGGACCCCAATCGCTGTTTCAACCGCCCCATTGCCATGTGGAAGGTTGAAACAAATAcctatgtttaaatttttaattttatatatttctaaaaatagtaatccgggaaatataataagatatacataCAGTATTATATCTAAAAGTGTACCTTTGAGTTTCACGTGTCATAATCGTcactttgttaataaataataaaattataagcgaTAAAAGCTAATTCGTTTCAACCGTACCCAGTCTCCCTACAAGTTCTATTGAAAGGTTTATTGTTCGACCCGGTCCATCCTCGAACGAATAGGTAGGTACCTGGAGATAAAGACATATGAAAACCAAAACAATTCTACAACAGAACTTGTCCTTTCAACGCCACTGCCGCTGCTGTCTTTATCGTCGGTAGTTGAAGAAGACACAGAACCTCCTTGTGCCGTAGCGTCTCCAAATAATATATTCCTCGAAGTATACTTCGAGAAGATATACCTAATGATTTATCTCCCGTTATGGCCCCAGGTATTATCCAAAAACAGAGGATACCTTGTTTTGATGGTGCGTGGGCCAATAGGTACAGGTAAAATTAGGTATATCCTTTAATAGTTTGAAAAGATCAAAGTTTAAATgcttattaagtatattaaaaagatgTAAGCAAATAAAACCGTATTAAGAAACTGGCTGGTTTACTCTAAATCAACTgattctacttatttattgtGATGTCAGGTTCCAAAGATTGGCAGCATTTGTCTATTGCTGTAGTACGTCATGAAAAGAGCTCAGGGCACCTACCATGTCTTAAGAAACAAATCACAtagaaaactattatttaaaaaaatgtcggGAGATTTCTTGCACCAAAAAGCATGAATTTAAACGGGGAAAAAACATTGGGTTGCAATAGGTAGGTACTCGAaggaataataaacataattcattttttagcTAGGCAATGTTTGACTTTTCGgagaatatacttataaaaaaatatatatattttaaattacttgtaataaaataatttcagtattCTGTcctgtgtattttattaatctgtCACAGCACTGAGGATTTATTTACCTGGCACTTGCAGTCACGGTAGCACACAGCGAAAGGTCATTTTCTAAAACTATCTTATATCAATAGTCGCAAAGTAGATTGACAAATTTACCGTTGAAGTCATATCCACATTGAAGTTTGTGACATTCTTAAAGATTTCACTAATTCAAAACTacgaaaagtatttttttggaaatacatttgtgtgtgtatgtgtgtatatatatagttgtgTGTACGTGCGTCctcgaatatataataagtagtttttgattaaatatttaaaaaaaaactactacagttgtgattttttattgttgtaaccccttctttattttaacgaaatatgTGTAGGTATTAACGTCTGCTTCACGATAGATTTATGagataatgtttatacagaagaatatacaaaaatattccataaaagctgatatccatactattaatacaagaaataagaattaaCTTGTACCTAGCCCTTACTTTCCGCATGCATACGGGACAGAGAACATTTTTGGACAATTGTACAcgcaaatataataagattccgaaaaatataatcaatttaccatttgacaaatttaattttttttattaagactgaattaatcaataaatcttattattcattaatatagtACTTTATAGAAAAAAGCAATCGGATTTAATTTTGGGTTCTATAATAGAACTGATGAACACGAATTGTGAATAACaccattttaaatgtatttattcgaaAAGAGCATCTATGCGAGCATTTCTGAATAATATACCTACCTTTCCAAAAATTAGCAAAATAACCGATGCTAcggtatttttagaaataacattAGATTCTAAACTTCAGTGGTATAATCATTTATCGTCCCTTTCAAGAATATTGATATCGCTCGTCTAGTATAATTTGgttacttttattgtttttcggGGTAACGCTACagataattaatctttttttattttactaaagagTCAGTCCGGTTTATTATAATCTCCGAGCTAGAGCTATGAGCTCGGGAtgtattttaacaaagtaggaataatTACTAACAGTTacgttacaatatatttaaaacaatgttatgtaaattCACAATAACGTTGATAACATTGATAGAATCCGTGACAATACTTGTATGAACAcgagaaataaatataagatattaacGCCAAGTTTCAGACTCTGCAtaatcaataaatcatttttggggtatatattttatttatgggctagttattttattttattaagggcatttttaaaaataataacattcacaactaaggcatattattcaacacaatattatacagataataaaaagcGTGAAGTTAATACTTGTCAAATTTCAAGCAGGATATGAGGAATGAGGATATATCATGTATATAAGAGCCGGAGCTATaatgctatttaatatataacttgtatttcaaatgttggaaaagagtatggaaactactgagtttcttaccgggtCTTCAGCTTtacttttaagatatatttgtaacatgactattcaaaagtccTTGTTAGTGTCtgcttgaataataaataatttgattttacaaCTATATGCTAACTTAAAagcttaataaataagtataagcttagttttatagattatagttatatatcaaTAGATTAGAATGGCAATCATACCAGTTTTTCATATTGCACGCAATCAAAGGCTTTAAGCCTTAGTTTATAGACagagttatttatttgacatgtAGTTgatttgttgttatataaatttagtgatagggcttagtgcaaggtCATCTGGGTAGATGCCACCAaaacatcacatattctactgccaagcagcaatacttagtattgttgttgttgtgttcccatttgaagggtgagagccggtgtaactacagacaaaaGGGAAGTAACATCTCAATTCCTAAGGTGGGTAGCTCATGgcttgataaatatatgtaaaaatggttaaaatttcaaagCAATGACAAAGTAAATTTTTGCTATGATACAGATTACAGTATGCATCTCGAATTGCtaaaaagtaatacttttattttaaaataataccagGTGACTTATATGCACAAAAACATTCAAGTATTTGTAtaacgttataatattaatttaatttttccaaCTCACAATGAGCAAGGTTGGTAACAATACCAAAACTAATTGTTCTACTGTTGTATAGTGTAGAGCTAGTATTAGAATAATAGCTCATAATATTCATCAAACAATGTTTGATGAATATCAATCTCATTTACTCTCAGCTAGACCATCAGTctaaaaaatactctttatcAATTTACATGATTAACATTACAATTGTGCTTCTTTTACATTCTGGtgatcaataaatattactgttatataaattaattaaatttatatacttattacgtACTAGCTGatgttaacataatattatggaaCCACATAGTACTTGACATAgaaggaaaaatattattctacttacataatttaaaatactcagAAAAATTAAGCATTCATTATAACCCATGAAACAAATGTTATCACAagtacatttatcataatatggTGACACATTAACATTGCCTATTAATAACAAAGTAGTTTACCCCATAACATGTTACACAGTATACTTGGAGTAGCAATAAATCTCTATATATATAGCTAAGTACTGATACTGTTATAAaccaaaaccaaaaaaaaaatccaatataagttagatcattttattttttatataattttttttttggtgcgACATACTTCTGCATGAACAAGTTTTTAGAGTTTTTATTGGTTTACATACAACAAACCTTTGAAATTCAGAAAAAATTTGGATGTTTCTTAATTTCTGACACAATGCCTTTTTCAACGAGGGGTGCTGTAAATCTATCAAAGACCTGTCCAGAGCACACATGCACCTGCCGTCCCAGAGAGAGAGTTAGGCGTCGCGCAAGTCCTGTAGCGCTGCCCTCCTCGCCTAGGAGAGCAGTAGCTAAAGCACCGTTTCCCGTGCCAGCTAGGGGAACGCCAAGGGCAACTTCGTTTAATTGAGCTTCGCGACCACCAATCCAAACGAGCAGAGAGTCCATCATACGCAAGGCTACAGCACGACATACAAGTTCTCCGCTCCATACTTCAAATTCATGAATAGTCCAAGTGCTTTTTCTGTAATTTACGCGCCGCTTTGTAGTTAAGCTTCTAGGGGAAGAAACGATAtccattttatacataaaaaaacaaaaatctaattATGTTGATAAACTATCATCTACACATTTTTAAAGACTTAAAGTTCatctaaatttgaaatgaaataatttggaTTATTATGATTACGATTTTTAAGCTTCAattcaacattaataataagtCATTGTTACAAAACACGATAAAActcaaatgtcaatgtcaaattcAAAATTGCCAATCTTTTGTGAAAATGTCAAAACTATAGCATTGCCTATGATGATTGCCTATGATTGTTAGTTATTTACTCGATAGCTATtgctgataaatataatatattacaattaattacaatcgGTATatggttataatatttaaattcaacaaaagCTCTATCTGTTTGTGTCTGTATATCCGATAACCTCTTTTAAGCcatttaaaagattttgatgcagttttctttaataaaaagaatgagaaattaataacttatttgtaCAAAATGCCAGAACTGCGAcggtgatttataaaaaaaaaagttttatacgaTAACATGGCCTTAACCTAAGGAGAAGAAGAGAAGATAcagtcattataaaaaaattaatttaatatatatacagttcATTGGTAATACAGTTCTAGGTGGTAGTAGAACCAAGTGATTAGCCAAATTTGTTAGGAACCTgttaagtaagttttttttatggtattgtttggcggacgagcatatgggccacctgatggtaagtggtcaccaccgcccatagacgaaggtgctgtaagaaatattaaccattccttacatcacctatgccgtatgcaccaccaaccttgggaactaagatgttatgtcccttgtgcctgtgattgacaatggctcactcacccttttaaccggaacacaacaatatagaatacttttattttattctatcctTTTTGGGCACTATCTACTGAAAAGTCCGATCTATGATGGAACCGAGTTATGTGGGATTCTTAACTactaaaaccactgcgatgACCATTTTCATACGGATCTGAGAGGCTGCGGGATTGTGCGAGATTGATAATATATCTACATCCCCTTCCGTGCTGTGCTCACATCAGGGGGTGATTAGTCCAAACTAACCACATACATTAGCTTGGACTCACTTTAATCTTTACTTTATTAgcattcttaattaaattgataataattattgtgtttttttaaagctGCTAGTATGTATTTCTTATGTTGATAGTGTGAAACCCTACTATAGTCTACAGCAACATTatcatatatcatttaaaattttaaccaatcGTATTAAGACATTTGGATTTTAACTCttcttatttgttaaattactgGCGTGTATATTTATGATAGGTTAGCATGTCGAGGTCATGGTTATATCCACCAATCGAAATTAAGTTCGTTTGTTATCGTCAGCTTAAAGCGCGTATGTAATTTGAACAAATGAATAGTTATTGTAGTGAACTTCGACTGTCATCTTATTCAGTCGAAAGCTCTTGAATTGTGCGGCGTGTAACGCcggttttatgttataaaaccatattttattttattaaagtgtgAGATACAATTAAAATGAGGTGCCTATTGTTGCTTGGGGTGGGCGTCCTGCTACTATCAGGTAAATTCATATATCTATTATCTATCACATGGAAAAATTGACTAGTTGTTGACGTTGCATTTAGAGTAGAATTTTCtcgtaattactattttttagttttcaaaTATCTCTCTTTTAGTCTCCGCTGTAGCATATCAAATTCTttacgttctttttttaattcttaatgaaTGCTGCCAACTCATATTTCTAGCTTTCTGTTTTTGCAATACTTGTCTAAATgtgatttttgttaatttaagttGCGATTAGGTCAAaccagtaatatataattttttaaacaggATGGTGTCAAGCGCAGGAAGGTGTAGGGAGTGTGGAAGAGGTGACAGTGGACGCCGACCTGGGCGCGTCGCGCGAGGGCTCGCGTACCGGTAAGTTTCGCCCCCCTCATATCTGATAGTTCGTATTGCAAATTACTTTTGAAAAACAAGTAGAATACAACATTTTCTAGGTTTATCtaatggttttttatttaatgaaaagtaTATCAATGTGTAACCTCATTTAAGATTATCCGGATTATGAAAATGTGTAATTATCTATAGTATCTTTGGTTATCCTTGATTaaacttgattaaatattttggtaaGATTCAGTCactataaagaattaaattgaatgtattttttaattcttcaaaatatgataaatctgaagaattaaaaaatacattcaatttaaatataatataattgtgtcacaaaattaaaatgaagaatGGTTTAAAGGTGTTAATACCCGTGTGAGACCAAAACAAatatgaagatatattttactatagtgagatattattatttataatactgtgtgtattatttattatggatatgTATATGAAACCTTTctcttaaagtttaattatgttCTTCACATTTTCAATTTACGTGTTAGGCtactatctaaattaaaataaaaatatgatttaaattacttcaaagaaaaattacctcctttttctttttttatatattatatgtgttgtatgttctttataaataaataaaacacaaatgttTTGAAGTACGGTTATTACCTTACcttattattgtaattgcataaaacatataaatccaAAAATGCCAACATTATATTTTCACAGTCTATATATGTATTGAGGTGAACCGAGCGATTGTGTGATTCAGTAACTagttttttcaaacaaatttttagtataaacaTTGAATGCATTTTTATGGTTTAATAGACATCACTGTACAATAGTcttcaaaataacattattttttttatttatgcttacataaaattaaaaatgaagtcGGTGTTTTTGTCAAACAAATTGTGTTATTTCTCATTATAATGAAGTGAGGAGAGGTTTTACTACACTCTTTACAGCTATTTTGGGTACacctgtaaataatattaatataatctgcaATAAGTCCAGAcacaatttcatcaaataaaaatgaaaatgagttACAACCAAAATGTAAAGCAAGCAACCGAGCTAACGTCGCTTAATGCCGGCGTCGGCGGCGAGCACTCGCAAGCGCTCCTTGAGCCACGCCGAGTCCTGGATGTGGTGCCGCAGGCGGCGGTCGGGCTGCGGGCGCGCCCACTGCCACCACCAGCCGTACCTGCGCGTCGAACGCGTCCCTTTGTGAAACATGTACACAGTACACACacgaaaacaaaaaattacaagagATTAAAATATGTCCAACGGGTCACTTTCATAGTCGTATCGTAACTTCACCGCgataatacaatttcatttcaatattgaagtagataatttttataatgcattttttatgCCATTACCAGACCTCTAGTAGTAACAAGTTAGAGAATAACGAAATGACGTCATCGATGGTGCGGAACTCTTTGACCAGGATTATTGAATATCCACTGACTCGTCGGAAGTGGTGACGGGCTCGGAGTACTTGTCCCGCGGGCCGCGGCCGAACATGTCGCGCACGCGGGccagcgcggcgcgcgcgcggctcTCGTCCACCTCGCCCGCGGGCTCGCGCCGGTAGAACTTGGCCCGCACCACCGCCGCTGCGG
This genomic stretch from Vanessa atalanta chromosome 5, ilVanAtal1.2, whole genome shotgun sequence harbors:
- the LOC125063966 gene encoding uncharacterized protein LOC125063966, translated to MEHSERGEAERAPTHADSSAPLHAKSFKLRFASQRELGRSYVSAVKPLRLPAVVRAKFYRREPAGEVDESRARAALARVRDMFGRGPRDKYSEPVTTSDEYGWWWQWARPQPDRRLRHHIQDSAWLKERLRVLAADAGIKRR